Proteins from a single region of Gossypium arboreum isolate Shixiya-1 chromosome 1, ASM2569848v2, whole genome shotgun sequence:
- the LOC108470748 gene encoding probable UDP-3-O-acyl-N-acetylglucosamine deacetylase 1, mitochondrial isoform X1 produces the protein MRLSAAINSFKSSNLISWKTTGKLQQTLAGCIELSGKTLHSGKVSKVKIWPGFAGEGRYFEFHSNLIPASIDFVRESLLCTTLCKDGYKIRTVEHLLSALEAKGIDNCRIQIQSLDSEDTEVEVPIFDGSANAWVEAIEQVGRKEALDRCGNNVEKLAPYLSEPFYVSRNDSFMVAFPASKVHISCGIDFPKVPAIGCQWFSSAALDDSYEKHIACSRTFCIYEEVEHMCSMGLIKGGSLDNAIVCSAIRGWLNPPLRFPDEPCRHKVLDLIGDLSLFARSGSRGIPMARVISFKGGHSLNADFVRRLSGITVQET, from the exons ATGCGTCTCTCCGCCGCCATTAACTCTTTCAAGTCCTCCAATCTCATCTCATGGAAAACG ACAGGTAAGCTTCAACAAACCCTAGCGGGATGCATCGAACTGTCGGGGAAAACACTTCACTCGGGGAAGGTTTCGAAAGTAAAGATATGGCCGGGATTCGCCGGTGAAGGAAGGTACTTTGAGTTTCACTCAAATTTGATTCCTGCATCCATCGATTTTGTTCGAGAATCGCTGTTGTGTACCACTCTTTGCAAAGACGGATACAAGATTCGGACCGTCGAGCATTTGCTTTCGGCTTTGGAAGCTAAAGGCATCGACAATTGTAGAATTCAGATTCAAAGTCTCGATTCTGAGGATACTGAGGTCGAG GTTCCTATTTTTGATGGGTCTGCAAATGCTTGGGTAGAGGCAATAGAACAAGTTGGCAGAAAAGAGGCCTTGGATCGGTGTGGCAACAATGTTGAGAAATTGGCACCATATTTGAGTGAACCATTTTATGTTTCAAGAAATGATTCTTTTATGGTTGCCTTCCCTGCTTCAAAGGTTCACATATCTTGTGGAATTGACTTTCCAAAG GTGCCTGCAATTGGATGCCAGTGGTTTTCTTCAGCTGCTCTGGATGACTCCTATGAAAAGCACATAGCATGTTCTAGAACTTTCTGCATCTATGAGGAG GTGGAACATATGTGCAGTATGGGACTTATTAAAGGGGGATCCCTAGACAATGCCATTGTGTGCAG TGCTATTAGAGGATGGCTGAATCCACCGCTTCGTTTCCCTGATGAACCTTGTCGCCATAAGGTCTTGGATCTTATAGGTGACCTTTCCCTTTTTGCACGGTCTGGTAGTCGAGGAATTCCTATGGCACGAGTAATATCTTTCAAG GGTGGTCATTCACTTAATGCTGATTTTGTACGCCGATTGTCGGGAATCACTGTGCAAGAAACTTAA
- the LOC108470748 gene encoding probable UDP-3-O-acyl-N-acetylglucosamine deacetylase 1, mitochondrial isoform X2, which translates to MENGKLQQTLAGCIELSGKTLHSGKVSKVKIWPGFAGEGRYFEFHSNLIPASIDFVRESLLCTTLCKDGYKIRTVEHLLSALEAKGIDNCRIQIQSLDSEDTEVEVPIFDGSANAWVEAIEQVGRKEALDRCGNNVEKLAPYLSEPFYVSRNDSFMVAFPASKVHISCGIDFPKVPAIGCQWFSSAALDDSYEKHIACSRTFCIYEEVEHMCSMGLIKGGSLDNAIVCSAIRGWLNPPLRFPDEPCRHKVLDLIGDLSLFARSGSRGIPMARVISFKGGHSLNADFVRRLSGITVQET; encoded by the exons ATGGAAAACG GTAAGCTTCAACAAACCCTAGCGGGATGCATCGAACTGTCGGGGAAAACACTTCACTCGGGGAAGGTTTCGAAAGTAAAGATATGGCCGGGATTCGCCGGTGAAGGAAGGTACTTTGAGTTTCACTCAAATTTGATTCCTGCATCCATCGATTTTGTTCGAGAATCGCTGTTGTGTACCACTCTTTGCAAAGACGGATACAAGATTCGGACCGTCGAGCATTTGCTTTCGGCTTTGGAAGCTAAAGGCATCGACAATTGTAGAATTCAGATTCAAAGTCTCGATTCTGAGGATACTGAGGTCGAG GTTCCTATTTTTGATGGGTCTGCAAATGCTTGGGTAGAGGCAATAGAACAAGTTGGCAGAAAAGAGGCCTTGGATCGGTGTGGCAACAATGTTGAGAAATTGGCACCATATTTGAGTGAACCATTTTATGTTTCAAGAAATGATTCTTTTATGGTTGCCTTCCCTGCTTCAAAGGTTCACATATCTTGTGGAATTGACTTTCCAAAG GTGCCTGCAATTGGATGCCAGTGGTTTTCTTCAGCTGCTCTGGATGACTCCTATGAAAAGCACATAGCATGTTCTAGAACTTTCTGCATCTATGAGGAG GTGGAACATATGTGCAGTATGGGACTTATTAAAGGGGGATCCCTAGACAATGCCATTGTGTGCAG TGCTATTAGAGGATGGCTGAATCCACCGCTTCGTTTCCCTGATGAACCTTGTCGCCATAAGGTCTTGGATCTTATAGGTGACCTTTCCCTTTTTGCACGGTCTGGTAGTCGAGGAATTCCTATGGCACGAGTAATATCTTTCAAG GGTGGTCATTCACTTAATGCTGATTTTGTACGCCGATTGTCGGGAATCACTGTGCAAGAAACTTAA